In a genomic window of Polycladomyces abyssicola:
- a CDS encoding acyl-CoA thioesterase, translating to MRQNQFQIRVNWGDTDKAGIVYYPNYFKWFDIAGHQFFRSVGLSPAKLAAEQQIILPLLDARCTFEKPLYYDDIITIQTQVAEINRKTIKLHHEVYRGDTRTGYGYELRGWVKQEEGKIFSVPIPDEVKEILQKEGPGEFSQINPWLNA from the coding sequence ATGAGACAGAACCAATTTCAGATACGAGTCAATTGGGGAGATACCGACAAGGCTGGAATCGTCTATTATCCCAATTACTTTAAATGGTTTGATATCGCCGGACATCAGTTTTTCAGAAGTGTAGGATTATCCCCTGCAAAACTTGCCGCCGAACAGCAGATTATTCTGCCTCTTCTGGATGCCCGTTGTACGTTCGAAAAACCATTATATTACGATGATATTATTACCATTCAAACGCAGGTAGCAGAAATCAATCGCAAAACGATTAAGCTTCATCACGAAGTATACCGGGGTGATACAAGAACCGGTTACGGGTATGAGCTGCGCGGATGGGTGAAGCAAGAAGAGGGGAAAATCTTTTCCGTCCCTATTCCCGATGAGGTGAAAGAGATTCTGCAAAAAGAAGGACCCGGAGAATTCAGTCAAATCAATCCGTGGTTAAATGCCTAA
- a CDS encoding NAD(P)/FAD-dependent oxidoreductase, which yields MKLKRDDKVFDITIIGGGPTGLFAAFYAGMRKCSVKIIESMPQLGGQLAALYPEKYIYDVAGFPKVRAQELVNALQEQAMQFEPAVALEERVLDVQKYEDQFEITTDKGVHFSKAIIIAAGAGAFEPRRLEHPKAANFEEKNLHYFVKDINAFAEKRVVVFGGGDSAVDWALMLEPVAKEVHLVHRRDKFRAHEHSVETLKNSRVHILTPYELKDLLGNEKIEKVVIRNNKTSEEKTLEVDSVIVNFGFVTSLGPIKEWGLELEKGGILVNSKMETNIPGIYAAGDIATYPGKVKLIAVGFGEAPTAVNNAKAYIDPQARLQPGHSSSMDFGKKVVHMG from the coding sequence ATGAAACTGAAGCGTGATGATAAGGTATTTGACATCACCATTATCGGTGGAGGACCGACCGGGCTTTTTGCTGCTTTCTATGCAGGCATGCGTAAATGCAGCGTAAAGATTATAGAAAGTATGCCGCAACTGGGAGGGCAGTTAGCCGCTCTATACCCGGAAAAATATATTTATGATGTCGCCGGTTTTCCGAAGGTGCGTGCCCAAGAATTAGTGAACGCTTTGCAAGAACAGGCGATGCAATTTGAACCGGCTGTTGCCCTTGAAGAGCGTGTATTAGATGTACAAAAGTATGAGGATCAATTTGAAATCACTACGGATAAAGGGGTTCATTTCTCCAAAGCGATCATTATTGCGGCAGGCGCCGGAGCTTTCGAGCCCAGACGTTTGGAACATCCGAAAGCGGCCAACTTCGAAGAGAAAAATCTTCACTACTTTGTCAAAGACATCAATGCATTTGCCGAAAAGAGAGTCGTGGTGTTCGGCGGTGGAGATTCAGCCGTAGACTGGGCATTAATGTTAGAGCCCGTCGCCAAGGAGGTTCATCTTGTTCACCGCAGGGATAAATTTCGCGCCCATGAACATAGTGTCGAAACTCTCAAGAACTCTCGCGTTCATATATTAACTCCTTATGAACTCAAAGATTTGCTGGGAAATGAAAAAATCGAAAAAGTGGTAATCCGAAATAACAAGACGAGCGAAGAAAAAACATTGGAAGTGGATTCGGTCATTGTGAACTTTGGCTTTGTTACCTCGCTGGGACCGATTAAAGAGTGGGGCCTCGAACTGGAAAAAGGAGGCATCCTAGTCAACTCCAAAATGGAAACCAATATTCCCGGTATATACGCTGCCGGGGATATCGCGACCTATCCGGGAAAAGTAAAATTAATCGCGGTCGGTTTTGGCGAGGCGCCTACAGCTGTTAATAATGCGAAGGCATACATTGATCCGCAAGCCAGGTTGCAGCCCGGGCACAGCAGCTCGATGGATTTTGGAAAAAAGGTGGTTCATATGGGCTGA
- a CDS encoding beta-ketoacyl-ACP synthase III translates to MMKRKSVGILATGSYVPEKVLTNYELEKMVDTSNEWIVSRTGIQERRIVSEEQASSDLGYEAAVRALKKAGVRAEQLDLIIVTTVTPDTSFPSTANILQHRLGAEKAASFDLAAACSGFLYGITTAAQFIETGLYRYVLVVGVDCLSKIVDWTDRNTCILFGDGAGATLLGCVEDGYGFKSFDLGSDGSGGDLLKVPAGGSRLPASIKTVSNRQHYIQMSGSDVFKFAVRVMESSAKSVMEKAGLTIEDIDYLVPHQANIRIIDSAVKRLGISHDKVAVNLNRYGNMSAASIPVALDELVENGKIKAGDHLLLVGFGGGLTWGASILRWNTNEQI, encoded by the coding sequence ATGATGAAACGAAAAAGTGTAGGAATTTTAGCAACAGGTTCTTATGTTCCTGAAAAAGTATTAACCAATTATGAATTAGAAAAGATGGTGGATACATCAAATGAATGGATTGTATCCCGAACAGGAATTCAAGAAAGAAGGATTGTTTCTGAGGAGCAAGCTTCATCCGATTTAGGGTATGAAGCTGCGGTAAGAGCCCTAAAAAAAGCCGGTGTCAGGGCAGAACAATTGGATTTAATCATTGTGACCACCGTTACACCTGATACATCTTTTCCTTCAACCGCCAACATTTTGCAGCATCGTTTAGGGGCCGAAAAGGCGGCTTCCTTTGATTTGGCTGCTGCTTGCTCCGGCTTCCTTTATGGGATCACAACAGCGGCCCAATTTATTGAAACCGGACTTTATCGGTACGTTTTGGTTGTGGGGGTTGATTGTTTATCTAAAATCGTGGATTGGACCGACCGGAACACATGTATTCTATTCGGAGATGGTGCCGGAGCGACGCTTCTGGGATGCGTGGAGGATGGCTACGGTTTCAAATCGTTCGATCTCGGATCAGACGGAAGCGGCGGTGATTTATTAAAAGTCCCTGCTGGCGGATCAAGGCTCCCTGCAAGTATCAAGACTGTTTCAAACCGTCAGCATTATATTCAAATGTCAGGTTCCGATGTATTTAAGTTTGCCGTACGCGTGATGGAAAGTTCAGCGAAATCAGTGATGGAAAAAGCCGGTTTAACCATAGAAGATATAGACTATCTCGTTCCGCATCAGGCTAATATTCGCATCATCGACTCCGCAGTAAAACGCCTTGGGATCTCTCATGACAAAGTAGCAGTAAATCTGAACCGATACGGAAATATGTCAGCCGCTTCCATACCGGTTGCGCTAGATGAGTTAGTCGAGAACGGAAAGATTAAAGCAGGTGACCATCTGCTATTGGTTGGCTTTGGAGGCGGGCTTACCTGGGGTGCCTCTATTCTTAGATGGAATACAAATGAACAAATATAA
- a CDS encoding 3-hydroxyacyl-CoA dehydrogenase NAD-binding domain-containing protein, producing the protein MSSTTVGVVGSGTMGSGIAQVVAQNGFNVLLFDIKEEIVIESLTRMRTRLEKLVEKGKILRDELEEINKRIQTSTDLSDMRVCQFVIEAAPEKLSIKKDIFQQLDKYCSEETILATNTSSLSITEIGSITRRPERVAGMHFFNPVPLMPLVEVIRGVITEEETVKALVQFAKALRKIPVTCEDTPGFIVNRIARPFYNEALKIHGERLATIEQIDRIMKKEGKFRMGPFELQDLIGIDINFSTTESVHQGFFGEERFRPHYYQQRMMQSGKLGRKAGVGYYNYDN; encoded by the coding sequence ATGTCGAGTACTACGGTTGGGGTAGTCGGATCTGGCACCATGGGGTCCGGAATCGCACAAGTGGTTGCACAAAACGGTTTTAACGTCCTCCTCTTTGACATCAAAGAAGAGATTGTGATCGAGTCTCTTACGAGAATGAGAACCCGCTTGGAGAAACTGGTTGAAAAAGGAAAAATATTAAGAGATGAATTAGAAGAAATAAATAAACGAATTCAGACGAGTACTGACTTATCGGATATGCGGGTTTGCCAGTTTGTGATTGAGGCGGCTCCCGAAAAATTAAGTATAAAAAAAGACATCTTCCAGCAACTAGATAAGTATTGTTCCGAGGAAACCATTTTAGCAACAAATACCTCTTCGCTTTCGATCACCGAGATCGGGAGTATTACCCGCCGTCCGGAAAGAGTCGCCGGTATGCATTTCTTCAATCCTGTGCCTTTAATGCCGCTGGTGGAAGTGATTAGAGGGGTAATAACAGAGGAAGAAACGGTCAAGGCTCTTGTTCAATTCGCCAAAGCACTCCGTAAGATCCCCGTCACTTGTGAGGATACGCCAGGGTTTATTGTGAACAGGATCGCCCGTCCTTTTTACAATGAAGCATTGAAAATTCATGGTGAACGCTTGGCTACTATTGAGCAAATTGACCGTATAATGAAAAAAGAAGGAAAATTCAGGATGGGGCCTTTTGAATTGCAAGATTTAATCGGGATCGATATTAATTTTTCCACCACCGAATCAGTTCATCAGGGGTTTTTTGGAGAAGAACGCTTTCGCCCGCATTATTATCAGCAACGGATGATGCAATCAGGCAAGCTAGGCAGAAAGGCGGGTGTTGGTTATTACAATTATGACAACTAA
- a CDS encoding 3-hydroxyacyl-CoA dehydrogenase family protein produces MTTKLRVSVVGDGSLTESIIMGLKTRGHDVVSGNEIKKQEKDIDLVIETTNLDLDRKKNNLQEIEPFIGQDVLILSTCLGVTATETASWLKYPSRLVGFAAFAPWEGAELIEVAPALQTNSTYLDHTRQFFQLLGKEIEIVDDEVGLVFPRILSLIINEAVFALTEGIASAEDIDIAMTKGTNYPMGPLAWADEIGIDDVYAVLAGLYRNLGEDRYRPAPKLRKMVHAGWLGKKSGKGFYNYKIEE; encoded by the coding sequence ATGACAACTAAGTTAAGAGTTTCTGTTGTAGGTGACGGTTCATTAACTGAATCGATCATCATGGGATTGAAGACAAGAGGGCATGACGTAGTCTCCGGAAATGAAATAAAAAAACAAGAAAAGGACATTGATTTAGTCATCGAAACCACCAATCTTGATCTCGACCGGAAGAAGAATAATCTTCAGGAAATTGAACCATTCATTGGGCAAGATGTCTTGATTCTCAGTACCTGCCTTGGAGTAACAGCAACTGAAACCGCTTCCTGGTTAAAATATCCCAGTCGTTTAGTGGGATTCGCCGCATTCGCACCCTGGGAGGGCGCGGAGTTGATTGAGGTAGCACCGGCCCTTCAAACGAATTCCACCTATTTGGATCACACGCGGCAATTTTTTCAACTGCTTGGCAAAGAAATTGAAATCGTTGATGACGAAGTGGGATTGGTTTTCCCTAGAATTTTGTCACTGATTATTAATGAAGCGGTATTTGCTTTAACTGAAGGCATTGCCAGTGCTGAAGACATTGATATCGCTATGACCAAAGGAACTAATTATCCCATGGGACCACTTGCCTGGGCGGACGAAATTGGAATTGATGATGTCTATGCGGTTTTAGCGGGACTCTATAGGAACTTGGGTGAAGACCGCTACCGGCCCGCTCCCAAATTGCGAAAGATGGTCCACGCTGGTTGGCTGGGGAAAAAGTCCGGCAAGGGTTTCTATAACTACAAGATCGAGGAGTGA
- a CDS encoding thiolase family protein: MREAVIIDAVRTPIGRYNGALRDVRPDDLAAHVIRELLKRNPIDPSIVDDVIFGCTNQAGEDNRNVARMAVLLSGMPETVPGVTVNRLCASGLEALNKAASAIKSDLGDVFIAGGTESMTRAPYVLMKPQLGGMRQNHTLQDTTIGWRFVNPALAKQYPPISLGETAENVADRYGISREEQDEFALLSQNKANNAIKSGRFKDEIVPIRIPQPKGDPVLFDTDEHPRPDTTLEKLAQLKPAFKEGGTVTAGNSSGINDGASALLIMEKRKAEELGLKPMARIVTSAVSGVHPSYMGIGPIPATKKALQRAGLSVKQIDLIEINEAFASQSIACIRELGFDMDKVNVNGGAIALGHPLGCSGARIVTTLIHEMKRRDCRYGLATMCVGVGQGIATIIEKL, from the coding sequence ATGAGAGAGGCGGTAATCATTGATGCCGTTCGGACGCCGATCGGAAGATACAACGGAGCCTTGAGAGATGTAAGACCGGATGATTTAGCTGCACATGTCATTCGGGAATTGCTGAAAAGAAACCCGATCGATCCTTCCATCGTAGATGATGTCATATTTGGGTGTACTAATCAAGCCGGTGAAGATAATCGAAACGTGGCTCGGATGGCTGTGCTGCTGTCCGGCATGCCGGAAACGGTGCCTGGAGTTACTGTGAATCGTCTTTGTGCCTCCGGTTTGGAAGCGCTTAATAAAGCGGCGTCAGCCATAAAATCAGATCTTGGAGATGTCTTTATTGCCGGTGGAACGGAAAGTATGACGCGCGCACCTTACGTATTGATGAAACCTCAGCTTGGCGGAATGAGGCAGAATCACACCTTGCAAGATACGACCATTGGCTGGCGTTTCGTCAATCCTGCTTTGGCTAAACAATATCCCCCCATCAGTTTGGGGGAAACCGCGGAGAATGTTGCAGACCGTTATGGAATCTCCCGGGAGGAACAGGACGAATTTGCGCTGCTCAGTCAAAACAAAGCAAATAATGCAATCAAGAGTGGGCGATTTAAGGATGAGATCGTCCCGATCCGCATACCCCAGCCCAAAGGAGACCCGGTCCTTTTTGATACGGACGAGCATCCGCGGCCGGATACAACCCTAGAAAAACTCGCCCAACTAAAACCTGCATTTAAGGAGGGGGGAACCGTTACAGCTGGCAATTCATCAGGGATCAATGACGGAGCGAGTGCGCTTTTGATCATGGAAAAGCGTAAGGCTGAAGAATTGGGTTTAAAACCGATGGCCCGGATTGTCACTTCGGCTGTTTCTGGCGTACATCCGTCTTACATGGGAATCGGGCCCATTCCAGCTACAAAAAAAGCGTTGCAAAGAGCCGGGTTGTCCGTTAAACAAATAGACCTGATCGAAATTAATGAAGCTTTCGCTTCCCAATCCATTGCTTGTATCAGAGAGCTTGGTTTTGATATGGACAAAGTGAATGTGAATGGAGGGGCAATCGCGCTGGGGCATCCATTGGGATGCAGCGGGGCCCGGATCGTGACCACGCTCATTCATGAAATGAAGCGCAGAGATTGCCGTTATGGGTTAGCTACCATGTGTGTTGGAGTTGGTCAAGGCATCGCTACTATTATTGAAAAATTATAA
- a CDS encoding aldehyde dehydrogenase family protein, giving the protein MMIKERYQLFINGQYVDSSNGEFFETHNPATEEVLATVAKATKEDVDKAVEAARAAFESGKWRKFTGAKRGRLLNKIASIMRSRFDELVRAEVLNSGKTVDAAKGQIMQAIEDFEFYAAAAITLGGETKPVPNGFFNYTVKEPVGVCGQIIPWNYPLMMAAWKIAPALAAGCTVVLKPASYTPITAYMLAEICHEAGVPEGVINVITGSGSEIGPYMTEHPGIDKIAFTGETATGKDIMARASGTLKRVTLELGGKSPNIVFDDCDIDAAVDGSLYGIFYNTGQSCEARSRLFVHEKIYDIFMEKFLEKASRLRVGDPFEKGVHIGAVISASHEKVIDSYVKLAVEEGAEVLFGGKRPEGPAFEKGHWYMPTIIGNVTNDMRVAQEEIFGPVVVVMKFNDEEEVIRQANDTIFGLGSAIWTKDHGRAHRVAAAIRAGIVMVNSPISAFPGTPFGGYKQSGFGRELALETLDLYTETKSVLSYVGSRPLNLFGL; this is encoded by the coding sequence ATGATGATCAAAGAGAGATATCAACTATTCATTAACGGTCAATACGTGGACAGCAGCAACGGGGAATTTTTTGAAACGCATAACCCTGCCACAGAAGAAGTGCTGGCGACTGTTGCAAAAGCGACAAAGGAAGATGTAGACAAAGCGGTCGAAGCGGCACGTGCTGCATTTGAATCAGGGAAGTGGCGGAAGTTTACAGGAGCTAAAAGAGGGCGGTTGTTGAACAAAATTGCCAGTATCATGAGAAGCCGTTTTGATGAGCTGGTTCGCGCTGAGGTTCTCAACAGCGGAAAGACAGTAGACGCGGCCAAAGGCCAAATCATGCAGGCCATAGAGGATTTTGAATTTTACGCTGCAGCAGCCATTACATTAGGAGGGGAAACAAAGCCGGTTCCCAACGGTTTCTTTAACTATACGGTAAAAGAACCTGTTGGCGTATGCGGACAAATCATACCTTGGAATTATCCCTTAATGATGGCTGCGTGGAAGATTGCACCTGCTTTGGCTGCCGGATGTACGGTTGTCTTAAAACCAGCTAGCTATACTCCGATTACTGCTTATATGCTGGCCGAAATTTGCCACGAGGCAGGTGTTCCCGAAGGAGTCATCAATGTCATCACAGGAAGCGGCTCAGAGATTGGTCCTTATATGACGGAGCACCCGGGAATTGACAAAATTGCATTTACGGGTGAGACGGCGACCGGGAAAGATATCATGGCCCGTGCGTCCGGCACATTGAAGCGTGTCACATTGGAGTTGGGCGGGAAATCTCCCAATATCGTCTTTGACGATTGTGATATTGACGCTGCGGTTGATGGTTCACTTTACGGAATCTTCTATAATACAGGACAATCTTGTGAAGCGCGTTCACGCCTGTTTGTTCACGAAAAAATTTACGATATCTTTATGGAAAAATTCCTTGAAAAAGCCTCTCGTTTACGTGTAGGGGATCCTTTTGAAAAAGGGGTTCATATCGGGGCCGTAATTTCTGCAAGCCATGAGAAAGTCATTGACAGCTATGTGAAATTGGCAGTGGAAGAAGGAGCCGAAGTGCTTTTCGGCGGTAAGCGTCCTGAAGGTCCCGCCTTTGAAAAAGGACATTGGTATATGCCGACGATTATCGGAAATGTAACCAATGACATGCGGGTTGCCCAAGAGGAAATCTTTGGCCCGGTTGTAGTAGTTATGAAATTTAATGACGAAGAGGAAGTCATTCGTCAAGCCAATGACACGATTTTCGGCTTGGGGTCAGCCATTTGGACGAAGGATCATGGAAGGGCTCATCGTGTTGCTGCTGCGATCCGTGCTGGTATTGTAATGGTGAACTCTCCGATCTCTGCATTCCCCGGAACACCATTTGGGGGATATAAGCAATCCGGTTTTGGAAGAGAGTTGGCACTTGAGACCTTGGATCTTTATACAGAAACAAAAAGCGTGCTCTCTTATGTTGGAAGCCGCCCGCTGAATCTGTTCGGACTTTGA
- a CDS encoding NAD(P)H-dependent flavin oxidoreductase — protein sequence MRKNRVAEILQVRYPIIEGGMAYVGNGELAAAVSNAGGFGQVAASGRTPEDFEEQIQIASSRTDKPFGVNIPISKYFVNDSYFRVVEAHKDRIQAISLGSGDPRPYIPYFKELGLKVMVLVGSVKHAVNAEKSGADIVICEGFEAGGRNSPFELTLFSLVPQVRRAVRIPVVAAGGIVTGHGVVAAMALGAEGVQMGTRFIATKECPAHEHYKRKLLEAEDNDTVIIERSIGGVNRVLNTPYVNQITELEKNQPAFDQLYPLINGRRNRIAAIDGHINDGWLHAGQSVGLITSIMSAGEVIQQILQEVKECGLRLNQSLEELLATD from the coding sequence ATGAGAAAAAACCGGGTGGCAGAGATTCTTCAAGTTCGATATCCCATTATCGAAGGCGGGATGGCTTATGTGGGGAATGGAGAATTGGCAGCAGCAGTGTCAAACGCCGGGGGATTTGGACAGGTAGCTGCGTCCGGACGCACTCCCGAAGACTTTGAAGAGCAAATCCAAATCGCTTCCTCACGAACCGATAAACCTTTCGGTGTAAATATACCAATCAGCAAATATTTTGTAAATGATTCCTATTTTCGTGTTGTTGAGGCTCATAAAGATCGAATCCAGGCCATCAGTTTGGGATCCGGGGATCCCCGGCCTTATATCCCTTATTTCAAGGAATTAGGCTTGAAGGTCATGGTTTTGGTAGGTTCGGTAAAACATGCTGTGAATGCGGAAAAATCGGGAGCTGACATTGTCATTTGTGAAGGCTTTGAAGCGGGAGGGCGCAACAGTCCGTTTGAATTGACCCTGTTTAGTCTTGTCCCACAAGTCAGAAGAGCAGTCAGGATTCCAGTCGTAGCGGCCGGTGGGATCGTAACCGGACATGGAGTGGTCGCTGCCATGGCGTTGGGCGCAGAAGGGGTACAAATGGGTACCCGCTTCATTGCTACGAAAGAATGCCCGGCCCATGAACATTATAAGAGAAAGCTGCTTGAAGCGGAGGACAATGACACGGTTATTATAGAGAGAAGCATTGGCGGGGTTAACAGAGTTTTAAATACGCCCTATGTCAATCAAATAACAGAACTTGAAAAAAACCAGCCTGCGTTTGATCAGCTGTATCCCCTTATAAATGGAAGAAGAAATCGCATTGCGGCCATCGACGGCCATATCAACGATGGCTGGCTTCATGCGGGGCAGTCGGTTGGTTTAATTACCTCCATCATGAGCGCTGGCGAAGTGATTCAACAGATCCTACAGGAAGTGAAGGAATGCGGTCTTCGTTTGAATCAGTCTTTGGAAGAGTTGCTGGCAACTGATTAG
- a CDS encoding enoyl-CoA hydratase/isomerase family protein, whose amino-acid sequence MVSNNYETIKFYVEEGVAFLVLSRPPVNVMNIQMMEEISDALFSIRSNRNLHALVIRAEGKVFSAGVSVEDHMGDKAEPMLHLFHKMFHLLIEIPCPTIAVVEGPAIGGGCELATFCDIVYATEKAKFGQPEINLGLFPPVSVVTFPWLTGFNRTMELLLTGETIDAHKAYEWGFVNRVLSPEDLETNLKQLLSKLKNKSTVALRLTRKAVREAMASSFASSIGKVEQIYFRDLIQSEDAQEGLRSFIEKREPVWKNS is encoded by the coding sequence ATGGTCAGTAACAACTATGAAACGATCAAGTTTTATGTTGAAGAAGGTGTAGCCTTTCTTGTTTTAAGTCGGCCACCAGTCAATGTAATGAATATTCAAATGATGGAAGAAATTTCTGATGCTCTTTTCAGTATTCGAAGCAATCGGAATCTGCATGCCTTAGTCATTCGTGCCGAGGGAAAAGTCTTTTCTGCAGGAGTTTCTGTAGAGGATCATATGGGAGATAAGGCAGAACCGATGTTGCATCTATTTCATAAAATGTTTCACCTTCTTATTGAAATTCCCTGTCCAACCATTGCGGTTGTTGAAGGGCCAGCTATTGGCGGCGGATGTGAATTAGCTACCTTCTGTGATATCGTGTATGCAACGGAAAAGGCCAAGTTTGGACAACCGGAAATTAATTTGGGTCTGTTTCCGCCGGTTTCAGTTGTGACGTTCCCGTGGTTGACGGGATTTAATAGAACCATGGAATTACTGTTAACAGGAGAAACCATTGACGCCCATAAAGCGTATGAATGGGGATTTGTGAATCGCGTTTTGTCGCCGGAAGATTTGGAAACGAATCTTAAACAATTATTAAGTAAACTGAAAAATAAAAGCACAGTAGCTCTTCGTTTGACAAGAAAAGCTGTCCGTGAAGCCATGGCTTCCAGTTTTGCCTCCTCCATTGGAAAAGTTGAGCAGATATATTTTCGGGATTTGATACAATCGGAAGACGCTCAAGAAGGACTCCGTTCTTTTATAGAGAAAAGAGAGCCGGTCTGGAAGAATTCCTAG
- a CDS encoding MBL fold metallo-hydrolase: MNIQQIEENIYRIPIPVPFPMKYIYCYLFRASDGWNVVDAGFNYPPAIETWLQVFADLDVEPKQIRSIYLTHFHPDHFGLAGWMQELTGAPVFISAEDFAMADRVFGPDSKQANRVAIMCRENGVPADLADKIEQNMEKLRAHVLPLPNLTILTDHEVTLGGDIWKVISTPGHSDGLICFYQPEKRLLLAADHILDKITPNISLWPDSRSNPLQDYLNSLNKVRSLDVLLTLPAHGEVIDNLSSRIDEIISHHERRLIQMLDLAKEGQSAYQIADGIFGHKNLTPHQWRFAIAETLAHLEFLVSGQKLVKVKNRGIIQYQANFYTVT, from the coding sequence TTGAATATTCAACAAATAGAAGAAAATATTTACCGTATTCCGATCCCTGTACCATTTCCGATGAAGTACATTTATTGCTATCTTTTTAGAGCATCGGATGGTTGGAATGTAGTGGATGCAGGATTCAATTATCCTCCGGCTATCGAAACATGGCTTCAGGTGTTTGCCGATTTGGATGTGGAGCCTAAGCAGATCCGTTCAATCTATTTGACTCACTTTCATCCGGATCATTTTGGATTAGCCGGCTGGATGCAGGAGTTAACAGGTGCACCGGTGTTCATAAGCGCTGAAGATTTTGCGATGGCAGACCGGGTTTTTGGACCGGACAGTAAACAGGCCAACCGCGTCGCCATCATGTGCAGGGAAAATGGAGTACCGGCTGACCTCGCTGATAAAATAGAGCAAAACATGGAGAAATTAAGGGCCCACGTTCTCCCTTTGCCGAATCTCACCATATTAACGGATCATGAAGTCACTCTGGGTGGGGATATCTGGAAAGTTATTTCAACCCCTGGTCATAGTGACGGCCTGATCTGTTTTTATCAACCGGAAAAACGGTTGTTGCTTGCAGCCGATCACATTTTGGATAAGATTACACCCAATATCAGTTTGTGGCCTGACAGCCGTTCAAATCCACTTCAAGATTATCTTAACTCTCTGAATAAAGTACGGTCCTTGGACGTGCTTTTGACACTTCCGGCTCACGGAGAAGTTATTGACAACCTTTCGAGTAGAATTGATGAGATCATTTCCCATCATGAACGAAGGCTGATCCAGATGCTCGATCTGGCAAAAGAAGGTCAATCCGCCTATCAGATTGCCGATGGAATTTTTGGTCATAAAAATCTGACTCCCCATCAATGGCGATTCGCGATAGCAGAGACTTTGGCACATTTGGAGTTTCTTGTATCAGGCCAAAAGCTCGTCAAGGTAAAAAACAGAGGGATCATTCAATATCAAGCCAATTTTTATACGGTAACCTAA
- a CDS encoding EYxxD motif small membrane protein, with product MIPTQPWSWLIETLNDYGFVILTAVGSLVVIGLVIRRFWRRTYL from the coding sequence TTGATACCGACACAACCCTGGTCCTGGCTGATTGAAACGCTCAATGATTATGGATTCGTCATCCTGACCGCCGTTGGCTCGCTCGTGGTGATCGGCCTGGTCATCCGGCGTTTTTGGCGGCGTACGTATCTGTGA
- a CDS encoding YgaP family membrane protein — MQKNVGTWDAILRITMGTAGLAWSIARMVRRPYSGLPLMVALLSGMKVAEGITRFCPMLYLLGQSTAESPSSRAPVTTSPKPEPAP; from the coding sequence ATGCAAAAAAATGTGGGAACCTGGGATGCAATCTTACGCATCACGATGGGAACGGCCGGTTTGGCTTGGAGCATCGCCCGAATGGTTCGCCGTCCGTACAGCGGATTGCCGCTGATGGTTGCTCTCCTCTCCGGTATGAAGGTGGCCGAAGGCATTACTCGTTTCTGCCCGATGCTGTATCTGTTGGGCCAAAGTACCGCAGAATCTCCCAGTTCGCGAGCGCCGGTCACTACGTCACCGAAACCGGAACCTGCTCCGTGA